DNA from Geobacillus vulcani PSS1:
GATATAAGCGCTTAACGACAATCCATTCTCCTCCTTTTTCTATCGTGCAAACAGTTTTGTCGTCGTCATAGACTTGATATATTCGTCAACTTGCGTTGGTTTTCCTGCTTTATCGCCCAACCGAACATCCTTTATATGACAGGAGTTCAGTAAAAGTATCAGAAAATGTTATTATACCAAGGTTTTATCCCCTCCTCGAATCTCACTTATCGAGTGAGCAGCAAAAACGTTATATTTATTCATTGTTCTCAGCAGCTTGGACACATTTTTCACATGGAAAAGATCCATGGGCAGCACGATCTGCCCTCCACCCGGGGATGAAAATCCCCCTTTTCTTCCCATAATGAAGAATAGGCGCAAACAGTTCAACAGGACGTTATGCTTAATGGTGGCTTAGACCCTGTACGGAAAAGTGTTTGAATCCACTGGGTGCACCACCCATTGTCCGCCCTTTCCTGTGATAGAGGAAAGGTGACGACGAACGGAAAACTGCCGCATGTCTCCCGTGGATTCGCTGTTTGCGCACTCCATCATCGAAAAGGAGGCGTTTCATCATGGATGTCATCTATCCTCGCTGCGCAGGATTGGATGTTCATACCGAAACTATTGTCGCTTGTGCCCTATGGGAAGAAGAGGGGGAGATTCAAAAGGAGATCCAAACGTTCTCAACGTTCTCGAAAGGGCTTGGCGACCTGCTCGAGTGGCTCGAAGACCATGGGGTCACCCATGTCGCCATGGAATCCACCGGCGTGTATTGGAAACCGGTCTTTGCCTTCCTCGAGGGCTATGTCGACTTGACTTTGGCCAATCCGCAGCGGATCAAAAATGTCCCGGGAAGAAAAACCGATGTCTCTGACGCCGAGTGGATCGCCAAGCTGCTCCGCCATAGACTCATTGAAAAAAGTTTCGTCCCCCCAGCGCCGATTCGTGAACTGCGGGATTTTACCCGCCTGCGCAAAAAGTGGGTCGGACAGTTGAGTTCAGAGAAAAACCGGATTCAAAAAGTGCTGGAGTCTTCCAATGTCAAGCTGGGCTCCGTCCTCTCGGATCTCTTCGGCGTTTCCGGACGAAACATCCTTGCCCGGCTGCTCGAGAAGGGATACGTGGACAAGGACGAGCTGGATCAATGCCTGCGCGGCAGGCTCAAAACGAAAAAGCAGGCGGTGTACGATTCGCTGCTGGGCACCTTGACCGAACATGAGCTCTGTCTCCTTCGCCTCTTGTGGAAACACGTGGAGGAATGCGAGCGGCTCATCGAAGAAGTCGACCAGCACATCGACCGCCTGCTCGAGCCGTATCGGGAGGAAGTGGACTTACTGATGACCATGCCTGGAATCAAAAAACAAACCGCCGCCGTCATCATCGCCGAGATGGGAACCGACATGAGCGTCTTTGAAACGCCGGAACGGGCGGCTTCATGGACGGGGTTGTCCCCCGGCAACCATGAAAGCGCCGGAAAGCGAAAGAGCACGCGCACCACCAAAGGCAATCCCCATCTTCGATCAGCGTTATGCGAGGCGGCATGGTCAGCAGCTCGATCCAAGACACATCCCTTGTCCCGAAAATTTTGGTCGTTGGCGGCCCGATGCGGGAAGAAAAAAGCCCTCATCGCCACGGCTCGACGAATGTTGGTGATCATCTTTTGCATGATCTCCCGCAAAGAGTCGTTCCGCCAACCACAACTCATTTAGTATAGCCAACAGGCAGCCGGATGATACGAGATGCCCGAAAATGGGGCACCTCTGCTTTCCTATTGCCTTCTTTGGCCATTTTCAGTATACCCACACGGATCAGGAGCGTATACAGCACTCACCCAGTGGTGGGGATTTTCACGGAAAAATTCTATTGCTAGCAAAAGGGAATTGGATTAAAACAGAAATTATGTTATAAATATTCATTTACGAGATCAATAGAATGGAGGATCATCCATGAATAGGAAGATGATTGGCGGGGCACTTGCCTTCAGTTTGTTGGCATTCTCCCCTTGGACGGCCACGCAAGCTGAGCCGATCAAATGGACGAACGTCAATGCGTTTGAAGAACAAAACGGGAGCTTATTCAACCAAGAAAACGATGACTTTGTCAAGTTTTCGTAAATTAAAATCGTTGATTCATAAACGCGTGGAAAGGTTGTTCATTCATTAGCGACCCCCCCTCGCTAGAACGTTTTTCCTTTAAATTACCGACTTCTGAGGCGGAACCTTTATAATTCTTCCTCCCATAAATCGAACTAACCAGTTTTTCTTACTCCCCTCCCTATCTCTTGGACGGAAAGACTATTTTTTATCCCTCTATTGAAAATGATAATCATTTATATTATGATATTTAACGATATTGATAATCGTTATCAAATGGAGGGGTCCCCTTGCATTCGATCCGCCTCTTTCTTGATGAGGAAGAAAAAACATATCAGTCTTTACAAACGATTGATCCGTCGCTGGCTCGTTTGTTTTTGTCTATTTTGCCAAATAGCCGGCGACGCATCGCCGGCCGGCTGCTACAGGCGCTCATTCGCGAACGGCTTATTCCCCTTGACCGGGTCATCTGGAAGTGTGCGGGGGAAGAATGGGAGCTTTTCATCCCACTTTCCGGGACAAAACAGATCAAAGCGGCGATAACGGAACGGTTCAACCTCGGTCAATTTGTCGTCGCGCATCTTTGGCTGCTCGACGGAAAGGAGCGAACCCCCCTCTCCTCTCCTTTGGAGCTGCTCGAGCTTCTTCGGAGCGAAGGGCTCATCGGTTCCGCGCCAAACTGGAGCGGATTTTGCGCCGAAATCGCCAACAGCGTAATTAATGACGCGCTTGTCCAAGCCGCGGCCGAGCGGCGAAGAAGCCGGCGGCGCGACGCCTACGGGAAGTGCTCCTCTTCGCTCGAGTGGGTGCGCGCTCAGCCGCGGCCGTTCAGTCCGCTCGTCTTTTATGAACAGGCGGTCATTGACGGACATACGCTACATCCGTGCGCCAAAACAAGGCTTGGTTTCAGCGTCCAAGATATGATTGAGTATTCGCCGGAATGGGAAGCCAACGTCTCTCTCCCCTTGCTGGCGGTGCATCGCAGCCATTGCCGTTTTGTTTCCTTTTCCTACGGACGGA
Protein-coding regions in this window:
- a CDS encoding IS110 family RNA-guided transposase, encoding MDVIYPRCAGLDVHTETIVACALWEEEGEIQKEIQTFSTFSKGLGDLLEWLEDHGVTHVAMESTGVYWKPVFAFLEGYVDLTLANPQRIKNVPGRKTDVSDAEWIAKLLRHRLIEKSFVPPAPIRELRDFTRLRKKWVGQLSSEKNRIQKVLESSNVKLGSVLSDLFGVSGRNILARLLEKGYVDKDELDQCLRGRLKTKKQAVYDSLLGTLTEHELCLLRLLWKHVEECERLIEEVDQHIDRLLEPYREEVDLLMTMPGIKKQTAAVIIAEMGTDMSVFETPERAASWTGLSPGNHESAGKRKSTRTTKGNPHLRSALCEAAWSAARSKTHPLSRKFWSLAARCGKKKALIATARRMLVIIFCMISRKESFRQPQLI